A window from Amblyomma americanum isolate KBUSLIRL-KWMA chromosome 7, ASM5285725v1, whole genome shotgun sequence encodes these proteins:
- the LOC144097740 gene encoding uncharacterized protein LOC144097740: MKLFVAVALLSLGFNAEAYYGGLYGGGLYGGAYGGGFSSGWGLGYGLGGAGLLGSGLYGSGLGLGGLGGLGGWGGLGGLGGLSGLGGFGRGLYGLGGLSGLGGFGRGLYGLGGLSGLGGFGRGLYGLGGFGRGLYGLSGLGGLGYPGYGLLGGLGGYGPFGRLGGLGGYGPFGGLGGYGPFGRGLGPFGGLSGFGPYGGLSGLGPFGLLSGLGPFGGLGGYGPFGRGLGPFGGLSGFGPYGGLSGLGPFGPLSGLGPFGGLGGFGPFGGSGFGPFGGPGGFRHFPNDRRVITDPSTGLPIAQAVYIGIVRQRLVPTPIPVPVPVPHPVPHPVPQPYPVPQPVPNPVEVPVEQPVPIHTHTDKERTHVLTPGSVETVTGGTTTTTDVTTGQSQTHPDFLPKDRCQLGRRRCQRGGHKRHDRALEKPPSFPAAVTYSCRGSPSHGSMKLFVAAALLCLAQASLALVNKGLKVKPVVTGATVPGATVVASAADVLPAVPVVAPVGGAVDAVTSVSTSPGAVTTVVEPGVTTINDAATGTTVGGVLAGPSVVGGVAHGVLGTTHPTFHGGIVGTHGGLLGGIYGGGLGGIYGSYPGLYGGFGRGVFGGSYPGVWGGSLGGLYGAGYPGFFGRGPFGGAYRGLHGFGYPGYFGGVLGGYGSRYPGVYGGHLGGYGYGYPGAYGGLYGGAAFGGALGGPLTPHPGSYGAGLPYGALHGLGAVERRGGFSHVPSDVRVVTDPSTGLQYAVAVYSAVLRERVVPLPYPVPYPVPHPIPHPVPQPYPVSRPFPVPVPVPKGVPVPVHTATETHKENLVANTAAGPALLDTAATTVRTQ; encoded by the exons GCTTCAACGCTGAAGCGTATTACGGTGGCTTGTATGGCGGAGGGCTCTACGGAGGCGCCTACGGCGGTGGCTTCAGCAGTGGCTGGGGACTGGGCTACGGCCTTGGCGGCGCTGGACTCCTAGGATCAGGACTTTACGGATCTGGCCTCGGCCTCGGTGGCTTGGGCGGCTTGGGCGGCTGGGGCGGCTTGGGCGGCTTGGGCGGCTTGAGCGGCTTGGGAGGCTTTGGCCGTGGCCTTTACGGCTTGGGTGGCTTGAGCGGCTTAGGTGGTTTTGGCCGTGGCCTGTACGGCTTGGGTGGCTTGAGCGGCTTAGGTGGCTTTGGCCGTGGCCTGTACGGCTTGGGTGGCTTTGGCCGTGGTCTGTACGGCTTGAGTGGCTTGGGCGGCTTGGGCTACCCTGGCTACGGCCTTCTTGGAGGTCTCGGCGGCTATGGCCCCTTTGGACGTCTCGGTGGTCTTGGCGGCTACGGTCCCTTCGGAGGCCTCGGCGGTTACGGCCCCTTTGGACGTGGACTCGGTCCGTTCGGAGGCCTCAGCGGTTTCGGCCCTTACGGAGGTCTCAGCGGACTCGGCCCCTTCGGACTCCTCAGCGGTCTCGGCCCCTTCGGAGGCCTCGGCGGTTACGGCCCCTTTGGACGTGGACTCGGTCCGTTCGGAGGCCTCAGCGGTTTCGGCCCCTACGGAGGTCTCAGCGGACTCGGCCCCTTCGGACCCCTCAGCGGTCTCGGCCCCTTCGGAGGTCTCGGCGGATTCGGCCCCTTCGGAGGCAGTGGTTTCGGCCCTTTTGGTGGCCCTGGAGGATTCAGGCACTTCCCTAATGACAGGCGCGTGATCACTGATCCGTCCACTGGCCTCCCCATCGCACAGGCCGTCTACATCGGCATTGTACGCCAGCGGCTAGTGCCAACGCCGATCCCGGTCCCCGTGCCGGTCCCACACCCAGTTCCGCACCCAGTCCCGCAGCCATACCCAGTTCCACAGCCAGTTCCGAATCCGGTTGAAGTTCCTGTGGAACAGCCCGTACCAATCCACACCCACACCGACAAGGAGAGGACCCATGTCCTCACTCCCGGCTCTGTAGAAACAG TCACTGGTGGTACTACAACTACGACCGACGTGACCACCGGCCAGTCCCAGACTCAC CCTGACTTCCTGCCCAAGGACCGGTGTCAGCTGGGCCGTCGACGATGCCAACGGGGCGGGCATAAAAGGCACGACCGGGCACTTGAGAAACCACCTTCTTTTCCGGCGGCAGTCACATACTCGTGCAGAGGGTCGCCTTCCCACGGCAGCATGAAGCTCTTCGTTGCTGCCGCGCTCCTGTGCCTGG CTCAAGCCAGCCTGGCCCTCGTCAATAAAGGTCTCAAGGTTAAACCTGTCGTTACCGGAGCGACTGTCCCCGGAGCTACTGTAGTGGCCAGTGCGGCCGATGTCTTGCCAGCTGTTCCAGTCGTGGCCCCGGTCGGTGGCGCCGTAGATGCTGTGACTTCTGTCTCCACCTCACCCGGTGCAGTCACCACAGTTGTCGAACCTGGTGTGACTACCATCAACGATGCTGCCACAGGCACCACAGTCGGTGGAGTACTTGCCGGCCCCAGCGTCGTTGGTGGAGTTGCCCACGGTGTCCTCGGAACCACACACCCAACCTTCCATGGTGGCATTGTCGGTACTCACGGCGGCCTCTTAGGAGGCATCTATGGCGGAGGTCTTGGTGGTATCTACGGATCTTACCCCGGCCTGTATGGTGGATTTGGTCGTGGCGTCTTCGGAGGCTCTTACCCTGGCGTTTGGGGTGGTAGTCTAGGCGGTCTCTACGGAGCAGGTTACCCCGGCTTCTTTGGCCGTGGCCCCTTCGGAGGAGCCTACCGTGGCCTGCACGGATTTGGCTACCCTGGATATTTCGGCGGTGTACTGGGAGGTTATGGATCCCGCTATCCAGGCGTCTACGGAGGTCATTTGGGTGGTTATGGATACGGCTACCCTGGAGCCTACGGAGGACTGTACGGAGGAGCAGCATTCGGAGGAGCACTCGGAGGTCCTTTGACCCCCCACCCAGGATCCTATGGCGCTGGCTTGCCCTACGGAGCGCTCCATGGCCTAGGCGCTGTTGAACGCAGAGGAGGCTTCAGCCACGTCCCCAGCGACGTTCGTGTCGTTACTGACCCATCCACTGGCCTGCAGTATGCTGTGGCTGTCTACAGTGCTGTCCTGCGCGAGCGCGTCGTTCCACTGCCGTACCCTGTCCCGTACCCAGTCCCACATCCAATCCCGCACCCAGTCCCACAGCCATACCCTGTCTCAAGGCCGTTCCCAGTCCCAGTCCCGGTCCCGAAGGGAGTGCCAGTTCCAGTCCACACCGCCACTGAGACGCACAAGGAAAACCTCgtagccaacaccgccgctgggCCCG CCCTCCTTGACACCGCAGCCACGACCGTCCGGACACAGTGA